A single region of the Mechercharimyces sp. CAU 1602 genome encodes:
- the rocF gene encoding arginase gives MKNKEHRAISIIGVPMDMGQGRRGVDMGPSAIRYAGAKERLLALGHHVEDRGDIQVPIQDASHEEDPKHRYLKEVVEANERLAVAVSEVIEQERFPLVLGGDHSIAIGTIAGVSKHVSNLGLIWFDAHGDLNTGDTSPSGNIHGMPLAASLGVGHPALVQCGGISPKVKPENVVIVGARELDVGEQKLIAEMGIKVFTMHDIDRLGMGAVMEETIRIVSTGTDGVHLSLDLDGLDPAQCPGVGTPVVGGMTYRESHLAMEMLACANILSSVELVEVNPILDTANQTAKVAVGLMESIFGKLVL, from the coding sequence ATGAAGAATAAAGAACATCGAGCTATCTCTATTATTGGCGTCCCAATGGATATGGGACAAGGCCGGCGTGGAGTGGACATGGGTCCTAGTGCTATTCGTTATGCGGGAGCAAAAGAGCGATTACTCGCATTGGGGCATCATGTTGAAGATAGAGGGGATATTCAAGTTCCAATTCAAGATGCATCGCATGAAGAAGATCCGAAACACCGTTATCTTAAAGAGGTTGTCGAAGCGAATGAACGACTGGCGGTCGCTGTTTCGGAAGTGATTGAACAAGAGCGTTTTCCATTAGTACTGGGTGGGGATCATAGTATCGCTATTGGAACCATCGCTGGAGTATCTAAACACGTATCCAATTTGGGTTTGATTTGGTTTGATGCGCATGGGGACTTAAATACAGGAGATACATCTCCGTCGGGTAATATTCATGGGATGCCATTAGCGGCTAGTTTAGGTGTGGGCCATCCTGCTCTAGTACAGTGTGGGGGCATCTCACCAAAAGTGAAGCCGGAGAATGTAGTGATTGTAGGTGCGCGTGAACTGGATGTAGGTGAACAAAAGTTGATTGCTGAAATGGGAATCAAAGTGTTTACTATGCACGATATTGACCGCTTGGGTATGGGAGCTGTGATGGAAGAGACCATTCGCATTGTGTCGACGGGTACCGATGGGGTGCATTTGAGCCTTGATTTAGATGGACTAGATCCAGCTCAGTGCCCTGGAGTAGGAACACCTGTTGTCGGCGGGATGACATATCGTGAGAGCCATTTGGCGATGGAAATGTTGGCCTGTGCTAATATCTTATCTTCGGTAGAATTAGTTGAGGTAAATCCCATTTTAGATACGGCAAATCAGACAGCCAAAGTAGCTGTAGGATTAATGGAGTCCATTTTCGGGAAATTAGTATTGTAG